A genomic stretch from Microtus pennsylvanicus isolate mMicPen1 chromosome 11, mMicPen1.hap1, whole genome shotgun sequence includes:
- the Wnt9a gene encoding protein Wnt-9a, which yields MLDGSLLARWLAAAFGLTLLLAALRPSAAYFGLTGSEPLTILPLTLEAEAAAQAHYKACDRLKLERKQRRMCRRDPGVAETLVEAVSMSALECQYQFRFERWNCTLEGRYRASLLKRGFKETAFLYAISSAGLTHALAKACSAGRMERCTCDEAPDLENREAWQWGGCGDNLKYSSKFVKEFLGRRSSKDLRARVDFHNNLVGVKVIKAGVETTCKCHGVSGSCTVRTCWRQLAPFHEVGKHLKHKYETALKVGSTTNEATGEAGAISPPRGRASGSGGGDPLPRTPELVHLDDSPSFCLAGRFSPGTAGRRCHREKNCESICCGRGHNTQSRVVTRPCQCQVRWCCYVECRQCTQREEVYTCKG from the exons ACTAACAGGCAGTGAACCCCTGACTATCCTCCCCCTGACGCTGGAGGCTGAGGCTGCAGCCCAAGCACATTACAAGGCCTGTGACAGGCTGAAGCTGGAGCGCAAGCAGCGTCGCATGTGCCGCAGGGACCCGGGTGTAGCCGAGACGCTGGTGGAGGCCGTGAGCATGAGTGCCCTGGAGTGCCAGTACCAGTTCCGCTTTGAGCGCTGGAACTGCACCCTGGAGGGCCGCTACCGAGCCAGCCTGCTCAAGCGAG GCTTCAAGGAGACTGCCTTCCTCTATGCCATCTCCTCTGCGGGCCTGACGCACGCACTGGCCAAGGCCTGCAGCGCAGGGCGCATGGAACGCTGTACCTGTGACGAGGCCCCTGACCTGGAAAACCGTGAGGCCTGGCAGTGGGGTGGCTGTGGAGACAACCTCAAGTACAGCAGCAAGTTTGTCAAGGAGTTCCTGGGCCGGCGCTCTAGCAAGGATCTGCGAGCCCGAGTGGACTTCCACAACAACCTCGTGGGTGTGAAG GTGATAAAGGCCGGAGTAGAGACCACCTGCAAATGCCATGGCGTGTCTGGCTCCTGCACGGTGCGGACCTGTTGGCGGCAGCTGGCGCCCTTCCACGAAGTGGGCAAGCACCTGAAACATAAATATGAGACGGCGCTCAAGGTGGGCAGCACTACCAATGAAGCCACGGGCGAGGCCGGTGCCATCTCCCCACCACGGGGCCGGGCCTCTGGGTCAGGAGGTGGTGACCCACTGCCCCGAACGCCGGAGCTGGTCCACCTGGACGACTCACCCAGCTTCTGCCTGGCTGGCCGCTTTTCCCCTGGCACTGCAGGCCGCAGGTGCCATCGTGAGAAGAACTGCGAGAGTATCTGTTGTGGCCGTGGCCACAACACCCAGAGCCGTGTGGTAACGAGGCCCTGCCAATGCCAGGTGCGCTGGTGCTGCTACGTGGAGTGCAGGCAGTGTACACAGAGGGAGGAAGTCTACACCTGCAAGGGCTGA